Proteins encoded within one genomic window of Gadus chalcogrammus isolate NIFS_2021 chromosome 6, NIFS_Gcha_1.0, whole genome shotgun sequence:
- the hsd17b3 gene encoding 17-beta-hydroxysteroid dehydrogenase type 3 isoform X2: MDYTHFFIFLGSLVVLHYAVKLLCFIRMLCPKFFFPLPKSFLRSMGEWAVVTGGSEGIGRAYAFELASHGMNVIILSRSKDKLERTAKEIEEETGKRVKVLVADFSRDDVYREIEDNLKDLEIGVLVNNVGILPSMIPSKFLETKNLNQMCRICLPGMEKRGKGVIVNLSSGVATIPCPLYSLYSASKVFVERFSLCLQAEYSAKGIIIQTIAPFSVSTAMIGFQKGGLAILPEDFVRTSLQYLKAGGKINGSVGHTFMGWLLQSLPSGILHSEAMQEGFIAYVKKAVAGERHSSVNKPQVGESFVPAANIALNKLTA; the protein is encoded by the exons ATGGAttacacacatttttttatctttcttgGTTCCTTAGTGGTACTTCACTATGCGGTAAAACTGCTGTGTTTTATAAGGATGCTTTGTCCCAAATTCTTCTTTCCATTGCCCAAGTCATTCCTCAGATCCATGGGAGAGTGGGCAG TTGTGACCGGTGGATCAGAGGGGATAGGAAGAGCATATGCCTTTGAG CTGGCCAGCCACGGGATGAACGTCATAATTCTCAGCAGAAGCAAAGACAAACTGGAGCGTACAGCCAAAGAGATCG AAGAAGAAACTGGCAAGAGGGTGAAAGTGTTGGTGGCCGACTTCTCACGTGATGATGTATATAGGGAGATTGAAGACAACCTTAAAGACCTAGAGATTGGTGTTCTTG TCAATAACGTTGGCATTCTCCCCTCCATGATCCCTTCAAAATTCCTGGAGACCAAAAACTTAAATCAG ATGTGCAGAATATGTCTTCCTGGCATGGAGAAAAG AGGAAAGGGAGTGATTGTGAATCTTTCCTCAGGAGTGGCCACTATTCCTTGTCCTCTATATAGCCTCTACAGCGCATCTAAG GTGTTTGTCGAAAGATTTTCTCTTTGCCTTCAGGCTGAATACAGTGCCAAAGGAATTATTATACAG acaatAGCTCCATTCTCAGTGTCCACTGCCATGATAGGCTTCCAGAAAGGCGGGCTGGCGATTCTTCCGGAAGACTTTGTGAGAACCTCTCTGCAGTATCTAAAGGCTGGAGGCAAAATCAACGGCAGCGTTGGCCACACCTTTATG GGTTGGCTCCTACAGTCTCTTCCCTCTGGGATTCTCCACTCTGAAGCTATGCAGGAAGGTTTTATAGCCTATGTCAAGAAAGCTGTCGCAGGTGAACGGCATTCATCTGTAAATAAGCCTCAAGTCGGGGAGAGCTTTGTGCCCGCTGCCAACATTGCCCTCAACAAACTCACTGCCTGA
- the hsd17b3 gene encoding 17-beta-hydroxysteroid dehydrogenase type 3 isoform X4 — MDYTHFFIFLGSLVVLHYAVKLLCFIRMLCPKFFFPLPKSFLRSMGEWAVVTGGSEGIGRAYAFELASHGMNVIILSRSKDKLERTAKEIVNNVGILPSMIPSKFLETKNLNQTMTDVINCNMRAMAEMCRICLPGMEKRGKGVIVNLSSGVATIPCPLYSLYSASKVFVERFSLCLQAEYSAKGIIIQTIAPFSVSTAMIGFQKGGLAILPEDFVRTSLQYLKAGGKINGSVGHTFMGWLLQSLPSGILHSEAMQEGFIAYVKKAVAGERHSSVNKPQVGESFVPAANIALNKLTA, encoded by the exons ATGGAttacacacatttttttatctttcttgGTTCCTTAGTGGTACTTCACTATGCGGTAAAACTGCTGTGTTTTATAAGGATGCTTTGTCCCAAATTCTTCTTTCCATTGCCCAAGTCATTCCTCAGATCCATGGGAGAGTGGGCAG TTGTGACCGGTGGATCAGAGGGGATAGGAAGAGCATATGCCTTTGAG CTGGCCAGCCACGGGATGAACGTCATAATTCTCAGCAGAAGCAAAGACAAACTGGAGCGTACAGCCAAAGAGATCG TCAATAACGTTGGCATTCTCCCCTCCATGATCCCTTCAAAATTCCTGGAGACCAAAAACTTAAATCAG ACAATGACTGATGTCATAAATTGCAATATGAGAGCTATGGCAGAG ATGTGCAGAATATGTCTTCCTGGCATGGAGAAAAG AGGAAAGGGAGTGATTGTGAATCTTTCCTCAGGAGTGGCCACTATTCCTTGTCCTCTATATAGCCTCTACAGCGCATCTAAG GTGTTTGTCGAAAGATTTTCTCTTTGCCTTCAGGCTGAATACAGTGCCAAAGGAATTATTATACAG acaatAGCTCCATTCTCAGTGTCCACTGCCATGATAGGCTTCCAGAAAGGCGGGCTGGCGATTCTTCCGGAAGACTTTGTGAGAACCTCTCTGCAGTATCTAAAGGCTGGAGGCAAAATCAACGGCAGCGTTGGCCACACCTTTATG GGTTGGCTCCTACAGTCTCTTCCCTCTGGGATTCTCCACTCTGAAGCTATGCAGGAAGGTTTTATAGCCTATGTCAAGAAAGCTGTCGCAGGTGAACGGCATTCATCTGTAAATAAGCCTCAAGTCGGGGAGAGCTTTGTGCCCGCTGCCAACATTGCCCTCAACAAACTCACTGCCTGA
- the hsd17b3 gene encoding 17-beta-hydroxysteroid dehydrogenase type 3 isoform X1: MDYTHFFIFLGSLVVLHYAVKLLCFIRMLCPKFFFPLPKSFLRSMGEWAVVTGGSEGIGRAYAFELASHGMNVIILSRSKDKLERTAKEIEEETGKRVKVLVADFSRDDVYREIEDNLKDLEIGVLVNNVGILPSMIPSKFLETKNLNQTMTDVINCNMRAMAEMCRICLPGMEKRGKGVIVNLSSGVATIPCPLYSLYSASKVFVERFSLCLQAEYSAKGIIIQTIAPFSVSTAMIGFQKGGLAILPEDFVRTSLQYLKAGGKINGSVGHTFMGWLLQSLPSGILHSEAMQEGFIAYVKKAVAGERHSSVNKPQVGESFVPAANIALNKLTA; this comes from the exons ATGGAttacacacatttttttatctttcttgGTTCCTTAGTGGTACTTCACTATGCGGTAAAACTGCTGTGTTTTATAAGGATGCTTTGTCCCAAATTCTTCTTTCCATTGCCCAAGTCATTCCTCAGATCCATGGGAGAGTGGGCAG TTGTGACCGGTGGATCAGAGGGGATAGGAAGAGCATATGCCTTTGAG CTGGCCAGCCACGGGATGAACGTCATAATTCTCAGCAGAAGCAAAGACAAACTGGAGCGTACAGCCAAAGAGATCG AAGAAGAAACTGGCAAGAGGGTGAAAGTGTTGGTGGCCGACTTCTCACGTGATGATGTATATAGGGAGATTGAAGACAACCTTAAAGACCTAGAGATTGGTGTTCTTG TCAATAACGTTGGCATTCTCCCCTCCATGATCCCTTCAAAATTCCTGGAGACCAAAAACTTAAATCAG ACAATGACTGATGTCATAAATTGCAATATGAGAGCTATGGCAGAG ATGTGCAGAATATGTCTTCCTGGCATGGAGAAAAG AGGAAAGGGAGTGATTGTGAATCTTTCCTCAGGAGTGGCCACTATTCCTTGTCCTCTATATAGCCTCTACAGCGCATCTAAG GTGTTTGTCGAAAGATTTTCTCTTTGCCTTCAGGCTGAATACAGTGCCAAAGGAATTATTATACAG acaatAGCTCCATTCTCAGTGTCCACTGCCATGATAGGCTTCCAGAAAGGCGGGCTGGCGATTCTTCCGGAAGACTTTGTGAGAACCTCTCTGCAGTATCTAAAGGCTGGAGGCAAAATCAACGGCAGCGTTGGCCACACCTTTATG GGTTGGCTCCTACAGTCTCTTCCCTCTGGGATTCTCCACTCTGAAGCTATGCAGGAAGGTTTTATAGCCTATGTCAAGAAAGCTGTCGCAGGTGAACGGCATTCATCTGTAAATAAGCCTCAAGTCGGGGAGAGCTTTGTGCCCGCTGCCAACATTGCCCTCAACAAACTCACTGCCTGA
- the hsd17b3 gene encoding 17-beta-hydroxysteroid dehydrogenase type 3 isoform X5: protein MDYTHFFIFLGSLVVLHYAVKLLCFIRMLCPKFFFPLPKSFLRSMGEWAVVTGGSEGIGRAYAFELASHGMNVIILSRSKDKLERTAKEIVNNVGILPSMIPSKFLETKNLNQMCRICLPGMEKRGKGVIVNLSSGVATIPCPLYSLYSASKVFVERFSLCLQAEYSAKGIIIQTIAPFSVSTAMIGFQKGGLAILPEDFVRTSLQYLKAGGKINGSVGHTFMGWLLQSLPSGILHSEAMQEGFIAYVKKAVAGERHSSVNKPQVGESFVPAANIALNKLTA, encoded by the exons ATGGAttacacacatttttttatctttcttgGTTCCTTAGTGGTACTTCACTATGCGGTAAAACTGCTGTGTTTTATAAGGATGCTTTGTCCCAAATTCTTCTTTCCATTGCCCAAGTCATTCCTCAGATCCATGGGAGAGTGGGCAG TTGTGACCGGTGGATCAGAGGGGATAGGAAGAGCATATGCCTTTGAG CTGGCCAGCCACGGGATGAACGTCATAATTCTCAGCAGAAGCAAAGACAAACTGGAGCGTACAGCCAAAGAGATCG TCAATAACGTTGGCATTCTCCCCTCCATGATCCCTTCAAAATTCCTGGAGACCAAAAACTTAAATCAG ATGTGCAGAATATGTCTTCCTGGCATGGAGAAAAG AGGAAAGGGAGTGATTGTGAATCTTTCCTCAGGAGTGGCCACTATTCCTTGTCCTCTATATAGCCTCTACAGCGCATCTAAG GTGTTTGTCGAAAGATTTTCTCTTTGCCTTCAGGCTGAATACAGTGCCAAAGGAATTATTATACAG acaatAGCTCCATTCTCAGTGTCCACTGCCATGATAGGCTTCCAGAAAGGCGGGCTGGCGATTCTTCCGGAAGACTTTGTGAGAACCTCTCTGCAGTATCTAAAGGCTGGAGGCAAAATCAACGGCAGCGTTGGCCACACCTTTATG GGTTGGCTCCTACAGTCTCTTCCCTCTGGGATTCTCCACTCTGAAGCTATGCAGGAAGGTTTTATAGCCTATGTCAAGAAAGCTGTCGCAGGTGAACGGCATTCATCTGTAAATAAGCCTCAAGTCGGGGAGAGCTTTGTGCCCGCTGCCAACATTGCCCTCAACAAACTCACTGCCTGA
- the hsd17b3 gene encoding 17-beta-hydroxysteroid dehydrogenase type 3 isoform X3, whose protein sequence is MDYTHFFIFLGSLVVLHYAVKLLCFIRMLCPKFFFPLPKSFLRSMGEWAVVTGGSEGIGRAYAFELASHGMNVIILSRSKDKLERTAKEIEEETGKRVKVLVADFSRDDVYREIEDNLKDLEIGVLVNNVGILPSMIPSKFLETKNLNQTMTDVINCNMRAMAEMCRICLPGMEKRGKGVIVNLSSGVATIPCPLYSLYSASKTIAPFSVSTAMIGFQKGGLAILPEDFVRTSLQYLKAGGKINGSVGHTFMGWLLQSLPSGILHSEAMQEGFIAYVKKAVAGERHSSVNKPQVGESFVPAANIALNKLTA, encoded by the exons ATGGAttacacacatttttttatctttcttgGTTCCTTAGTGGTACTTCACTATGCGGTAAAACTGCTGTGTTTTATAAGGATGCTTTGTCCCAAATTCTTCTTTCCATTGCCCAAGTCATTCCTCAGATCCATGGGAGAGTGGGCAG TTGTGACCGGTGGATCAGAGGGGATAGGAAGAGCATATGCCTTTGAG CTGGCCAGCCACGGGATGAACGTCATAATTCTCAGCAGAAGCAAAGACAAACTGGAGCGTACAGCCAAAGAGATCG AAGAAGAAACTGGCAAGAGGGTGAAAGTGTTGGTGGCCGACTTCTCACGTGATGATGTATATAGGGAGATTGAAGACAACCTTAAAGACCTAGAGATTGGTGTTCTTG TCAATAACGTTGGCATTCTCCCCTCCATGATCCCTTCAAAATTCCTGGAGACCAAAAACTTAAATCAG ACAATGACTGATGTCATAAATTGCAATATGAGAGCTATGGCAGAG ATGTGCAGAATATGTCTTCCTGGCATGGAGAAAAG AGGAAAGGGAGTGATTGTGAATCTTTCCTCAGGAGTGGCCACTATTCCTTGTCCTCTATATAGCCTCTACAGCGCATCTAAG acaatAGCTCCATTCTCAGTGTCCACTGCCATGATAGGCTTCCAGAAAGGCGGGCTGGCGATTCTTCCGGAAGACTTTGTGAGAACCTCTCTGCAGTATCTAAAGGCTGGAGGCAAAATCAACGGCAGCGTTGGCCACACCTTTATG GGTTGGCTCCTACAGTCTCTTCCCTCTGGGATTCTCCACTCTGAAGCTATGCAGGAAGGTTTTATAGCCTATGTCAAGAAAGCTGTCGCAGGTGAACGGCATTCATCTGTAAATAAGCCTCAAGTCGGGGAGAGCTTTGTGCCCGCTGCCAACATTGCCCTCAACAAACTCACTGCCTGA